DNA from Gephyromycinifex aptenodytis:
CGGCTGGCCGCAGGGAGTGCCCGGCCCGGAGGCTCCCGGGTGGCAAGAGGCCGCGGTGGGTTGGTTGCTGGACCAGTGCCCGCCGGACTACCGCGGCTACGACGCCTGGCGGCGGCATCCGCTCGCCCTGGCTTGGATCGCAGCCCGCCATGTCGAAGGAGAGGTCAGCGTCATGCGGGAGGCCTACCGTCACGCGCGGGTCGAACTCGGGCCCCACCTGCCGCCCGAAGCGCTGCCGGAGATCCTCGGCGTGTTGGAGCGGGAGGGACTGCGGCTGCGCGCCACGGCCAGAGCTGCCGCTTTGGTGCATGCCGCATTCACCGGGGAGCATTTCGTGCCTCGGCTGTGACTGGGCCCGCGTGCGCTCGGTTCGGCTCAGCTCTGCGGATCGGCGGGCACGGCATCCGCGTGCCCGTTGGCACGCAGCCGATCCCGCAGTCGCTGCGCGCTCTGGTCCATCCGGGCCTGGTCCGGCTCGGACTGCACGTTGCGCAGGTCGAAGTCGGCCGGGGAGTTCACGGGCCACACATGCAGGTGCAGGTGCGCCACCTCGAACCCCTGCACCAGCAACCCGGTCCGAGCGCTGTCCCATTCCTGGCGCTGCGCCAGGCCGATGGCCTGGGCCACCCGGGTCAGGTGGGCCAGCGTCGCCTCGTCAGCGTCGAGCCACTGGTCGATCTCCTCGCGGGGGACGACCAGGGTGTGCCCGTCAGTGAGCGGGCCTGCCGTCAGGAAAGCGACGCACAGCTCGTCCTCCCACACGAAGCGCCCAGGGATCTCACGGTTGATGATGCGGCTGAAGATCGTCGGCATGGCCCCAGCCTAGGGGCCACGCCGAGGAACTCAATGGGAGGAGCAAGCCCGCCTGGCGCTGGCAGGTTTCGGGCCGGATCAGCCGGTGTTCTGCAGCCCGGCAGCGGCGCCGTTGACGGTGAGCAGCAAGGTGCGCCGCCAGGCCTCCCGATCCACCGGCCCATTACGTAGGGGATCTGCGGGCAGGCGCAGCACCCGCAACGCTTTGAGCTGCAGGTGGCTCAGCGCGTCGATGTAGGGCCGGCGCAGCCCGATCGCCTGGCTCAGGTGGGGCTTGCGCTCCAGGAGTTCCTGTTGACCCAACACGTCTAAGACGTGGGCCAGGGACAAGTCGTACTCGGTGAGGATCTGCACGCTCAGATCCGGGCGTCCACCGAGCTCCAGGAAACGCTCAGCCAGGCGGCGGTCCGACTTGGCCAGGCTCATCTCCGCGACGTCGATGAGCGATGCGAACAGCGGCCACTCTCGGTAGGCCCGGCGCAGCAACTCGATGTCACCCACCGCAGCCAGACCGCTGCCCAGGCCGTACCAACCGGGCAGGTTCACTCGGGTCTGCGCCCAACTGAAGACCCAGGGGATGGCCCGTAGGTCATCCAGGCTGCGGCCGGTTTCCACGCCGGCCCGCCGCGAGGGGCGCGACCCCAGACGCAGGTCGCCGATCTCGTCCAACGGGCTGACCAGGGCGATGAGGTCGGCGAAACCGGGCTGTTCCACCAGCGCGCGGTAGCAGCCGCGGCTTTGCTGATCGACGATGCGCGCCAAGTCGGCGTAGCGAGCAGCCGCGTCATCCCGGGCCTTGGAGCGCTTGGGTTCGTCGGCCAGCAGCACAGCGGAAGTGAGCCGTTCCAGGTGGCGCTGAGCGATGGCAGCGTCGCCGTACCGGGCGAAGATCACCTCGCCCTGCTCGGTGACTTTGAACCGGCCATCGACCGAACCACTGGGCTGGGCCATGATCGCGCGGTGCAGTGGGCCGCCGCCGCGACCCAGGGAGCCGCCGCGCCCGTGGAACAGGGTGAGTTCCACCTCGGCCTGCTCGGCCCACGCCACGAGTTCCCGCTCGGCGTGGTCCAGGGTGAGCGTGGCGCTGGCCGGCCCGACGTCCTTGGCCGAGTCCGAATAGCCCACCATGACCTCCACAGCCCGCCCGGACTGCGCCCACTGACTTTGGGTGCTGGCCCGTTGCGCCCACGCACGCAGGATGCTCGGGGCGTTCTGCAGGTCGGCACCAGTCTCGAACAGGGGGACCACGTCCAGGCGCAGCGGCCGGTCGCCCACCGCCAGGCGGGCCAGGGCCCGTACGGCCAGCAGGTCGGCCTCGTTACGGGTGAAGCTGACGATGTAGCGCCCGCAGCAACCCACCCCCCAGCGCTGTTGCAGCCAGGAGAGCACCCGGATGGTGTCCAAGGCCTCGGTGGCGCGTTCGCTCTGCGGCAGCACCGCGATCGGCCAGCCCTTGGTTGCCAGTTCGTCCAGGAAGGCCGGGTCTTGGGCGGCCGCGCCCGGGTCGGCTACGTCGGGCAGCATGCCGATGAGCTCGGTGAGCACCCCTTCGTGGACGGCGCTGTGCTGGCGCACTTCGAGCTCAGCCAGGTGGAAGCCGAACGTCTCCACCATCCAGATGAGGTGCTGGAGCTCCCCGCGTGCGCTGCGCGCGTCGCCGGCCGCGACCAGGCTGTCCTGCACCAGGCGCAGCTCGGCAAGCATCTCTTCGGGTCCGGCGTAAGCAAACCCGGCATGTTCGCGGCGCGTCGCCTCCACCCGGGCCCCGACGACCAGGAGTTTCTGGCGATGCGGTTCGCCCGGAGAGTTCTTCATGATCTCGGCGAACTGCTCCGGGTAGGCAACGGCATCCACGGCCAGGGCCTGCATGAGTTCGGGGGAGGGCGGCGTGGTGACGGTGTCCATCGTCAAGGTGCGCGCCACTCGGTCCACATGCTCATGTAGCTGGCGCAACGCCTGCTCGGCCTGGGTGGCCATGGTGGCGCGGGTGACGGTGGAGGTGACGAAGGGGTTACCGTCGCGGTCCCCGCCCACCCAGGTGCCGAAGCGAACGAAGGCGGGCACCTGGGGCCCGGTGCGGCCCGGGTCCGCGCCCGGCAAAGCCGCCTCGACCCGGCGATACAGACGCGGAACGGCCCGGAACAGAGTCTGGTCGAAGACGGTAAGGACGGTTTTGACCTCGTCGCGGGGTTCGGGCTGAGTGCGGCGCAAGGTTGAGGTCCGCTGCAGGATGTCGATGTCCTCCAACATCCGCCGCCGGGCCACAGCGTGCTCGGGGGCACCATTCTGCGGGTCGTCGAATCGGTCCAACTGCTGGGCGATGCGGCTCAGCGCTGCCGTGACGGCCCGGCGCCGGGCCTCGGTGGGGTGTGCGGTCAGCACCGGGTGGATGCGCAACCCCTGCAGTCGGTTGCTGTCGATGAGCTCCTGCAAGGCAGGGGCCACCCCGCCGGACTCGATATCGTCGTCCTCTCCGCGTCGCAACGCCCGGGCCCGGCTGCGTTCGTCGGCCAAGTTAGCCAGGTGCAGGTGCACCGTGACCGCGCGGGTCAACGTTGCGGCGGCCTCGGCGTCCAGTTCATCGACGATGGCTTGAACCGCCGACTCATCTTCGCGGCGGCAGGCCTCCACCAAGGCATCGAGTTGCTCACCGGCATCGTGGCCGGATTCGGAGAGTACCTGGGCGTGCAACTGAGCGAGCAGGTCGAGGTCGGAATGCAGGGTCGTGGACGGCGAAGTCTCACCGGGTTGGGACATACGAGCAGTCTAAGAAGCCACTGGCCTGCGCCTTGAACCGGGCATCAGCCGTCGAGTGTCGCGCGAGCCTTGCGGGGCGTATGGTCGAACGGTTGCTCGCGCATGGAAGGACCGACCCTGTGAGCCTGTTGGCGACGATCCATCAACCCTCCGACCTGCGTGGGTTAACCGCTGAAGAGTTGGAAGAGCTCGCGGGTGAGATCCGAGAGTTCCTCGTCGAGAAGGTCTCTCGAACCGGCGGGCACCTGGGCCCGAACCTCGGCGTCGTCGAACTCACGATCGCCTTGCACCGGGTCTTTGACAGCCCCAAAGACGCAATTGTGTTCGACACCGGCCACATCGCCTACGTGCACAAGCTGCTCACCGGTCGTCAGGACTTTGAGGGTCTGCGTTCTCGCGGTGGTCTCTCGGGCTACCCCAGCCGGGCCGAATCCGAGCACGACGTCGTGGAGAACTCCCACGCGTCCACGTCACTGTCGTGGGCCGAGGGCATCGCTCGCGGACGCCGCCTGCGGGGAGAAACCGACCGTCACACGGTCGCCGTCATCGGTGATGGTGCGCTCGGTGGTGGCATGGCGTGGGAATCGCTGAACGACATCGCCTCCGACAAAGACCTGCCGCTGGTCATCATCGTCAACGACAACGAACGCTCCTACGCTCCCACCACCGGCGGGTTGGCCGAGCACTTGGCGCTGCTGCGTACGACCCGCCAATACGAGGAGATGCTCTCCTGGGGCCGCAAGGCCATCACTCGAGCCCCCGTCGTGGGACGCCCGGTCTTTGAGACCCTGCACGGGGTCAAGAAGGGCATTAAAGACATCGTCGCTCCGCAGGTGATGTTCGAGGACCTCGGGCTTAAATATGTCGGTCCGGTCGATGGGCATGACTTCGTGTCGCTGCACACCGCGCTGCGGCGCGCCCACGATTTCGGTGGGCCGGTCATCGTTCACGTGCTCACCGAGAAGGGCCACGGCTACTCCCACGCCGTCAACCACGTGGATGACGCGTTTCACGCGGTGGGGATCATCAATCCGGAGACCGGGTTGCCGTTGGAGATCGCTGGCCGCAGTTGGACCGAGAACTTCTCCGAGGCGCTGGTCGACCTGGGCGCCGAACGTGAGGACATCGTGGCGCTGACCGCGGCGATGCTCATCCCGGTGGGGCTGCGTGACTTCGCCACCAAGTACCCCGAGCGGGTGTTCGACGTCGGGATCGCCGAGCAGCATGCGGTGACGATGGCGGCCGGCCTCTCCTTCGCCGGGCTACACCCGGTGGTGGCCTTGTACTCCACCTTCCTCAACCGCGCCTTCGATCAGATGCTCATGGACTGCGCGCTGCATAAAGCGGGCGTGACCTTCGTGCTGGACCGGGCCGGGGCGACCGGCAGCGACGGTGCCTCGCACAACGGCATGTGGGACTTCGCTCTGGCCGCGATCGTGCCCGGCTTGTACGCGGCCGCTCCGCGTGACGGCTCGCAGGTGGAACGTGCCCTCTGGGAGGCCGTCGATATCGACGACGCCCCGAGCCTGATCCGTTTCCCCAAGGGCACCGAACCGCCGGTGATCGAGGCGCTGGCCGCTTTCGAGTCCCTGGAAGTGATCGCGCAGTACCCCGACCAAGGCGAGATCGGCCTGGACGATGAGCTGGACGTGCTTATCGTCTCGGTCGGGGCCATGGCGCCGACCGCGATGGCAGCAGCCGCGATCGTTGCCGACCAAGGCCACCACGTCCGGGTCGTCGACCCGCGCTGGGTGCTTCCGGTCTCCGGCGAGGTGGTGCAGGCGGCACGCAACGCCCGAGTGGTCGCGGTCATCGAGGATCACGTCGCCGAGAATGGCATCGGCTCCGCGGTGGCCGCCGAACTCGCCGCGAATCAGGTGTTCGCGCCGGTGCTGCGGTTCGGGCTTCCCAAGCGTTTCCTGGAGCACGCGAGCCGCTCACAGGTGCTGGCCGACGCCGGCCTGACACCAGAGCCGGTTGCGGCGAAACTGCTTGCGGTGTTGCCCCAGAACTGACTGCTCGTAGGCGGGCGCAGACCCGGCTCGAGGCGGTGCGCGAAAGGGCTGAACCCCCAAGGGGGGGGTTCAGCCCTTTCGGCGTGTGCGCCCCACCAACGCTGTGCGGCGGTGGGGGAGGCTCAGATGTCGCGGAAGGTCTCCACGGTCGCGCCGAGAGCGTTCAGACGCCGTGCCAGGTCCTCGTAGCCGCGATTGATGACGTACACGTTGCGCAGTACCGACGTGCCGGGCGCAGCGAGCATGGCGATGAGCATGACCACCCCGGGGCGCAGCGCCGGCGGGCAGATCGCCTCGGCAGCGCGCCAGCGGGTGGGGCCGTCGATGAGGACCCGGTGCGGGTCCAGAAGCTGCACCTTGGCGCCGAGCTTGGTCAGCTCCGTCAGGTAGATGGCCCGGTTCTCGTACACCCAGTCGTGGATCATCGTGCGCCCGTCCGCGCAGGCGGCGATGAGGGCGAAGAACGGCAGGTTGTCGATGTTGAGTCCGGGGAAGGGCATCGGGTGGATTTTGTCCACCGCCGGCTTCAACGGCCCGGGGGTGGTCGTCAGATCGACCAGGCGGGTGTAGCCGTTGTTCGAGGGGTACTCGGGGGTGAGCTCGTACTTCATGCCCATGTCGGCCAGCAGCGCCAGCTCGATTTCCATGAACTCGATCGGCACCCGGCGGATCGTGATCTCGGACTCGGTGACCACGGCCGCCGCCAGCAGGCTCATCGCTTCGATGGGGTCCTCGGAGGGGCAGTATTCGACGTCGACGTCGATGTGCGCCCGTCCGGTGACCTTCAGGGTCGTCGTTCCGATGCCTTCGATCTGGACCCCGAGCTTCTGCAGGTAGAAGCACAGGTCTTGAACCATGTAGTTGGGGCTGGCATTGCGGATGAGGCTCACGCCCTCGTGGCGGGCGGCCGCCATCAGCGCGTTCTCGGTGACGGTGTCCCCGCGTTCGGTGAGCACGATGGCCCGTTCGGAAACGGAGTCGGCCGAGACATTCGCCAGGTAGAAGCCGTTGGTGGCCTCCACGTTCAACCCGAAGTGGCGCAGCGCCGACATGTGCGGCTCGATGGTGCGCAGACCGAGGTCGCAACCGCCCGCGTAGGGCAGTTCGAACGTGGTGAACTCGTGCAGCAGCGGGCCCAGGAACATGATGATTGTGCGGGTGCGGCGGGCCGCTTCCTCGTCCATGGAGTCCAAGTCCAGCCGCTGCGGCGGGGTGATCTCCAGGTCGTTGCTCTGGGGGAGCCAGCGGGTGCGTACCCCGATACTGCTGAGGACCTCCAGAATGCGGTTGACCTCTTCGATGCGCGCCATGTTGCGCAGCGTCGTGCGGCCCTTGTTCAGCAGCGAGGCGCACAGAAGGGCCACGGCAGCGTTCTTGCTGGTCTTGACGTCGATCGAGCCCGAGAGCTTGGTGCCGCCGACGATTCGCAGGTGCTGCGGCCCGGAGCTACCGACCGAGACGAATTGTGAGTCGAGGTTCTCACCGATGCGGGAGAGCATCTCCAGACTCAAATTCTGTTTGCCCTGTTCGATGCGCGCAACAGCACTCTGGCTGGTGTTCAGCAGGTCGGCCAATTCGTTTTGCGTCATGCCCTGATGCCTCCGCGCCTCGCGGATGAGGGTGCCGATCCGTGCGAGGTAGTCTTCACTCATAGTCCCAATCTAACTCACATGTGAGATATCGCTGCGTGCGGCCCATCGTGGGCGCGTCACCGTAGCCAAAGCCTCAGTTGAACGATCGACTCAGTGTGTCATGCCGGGCGGGCGGGCGCGGATTCTCTAGCCGGGCAGCCGATGACGACGCCTCTCGTCCCCGCCTGGAGAGGACGCGATCTCGCAGGTCGAAGCCGGTTCGCCGGGGGCGATGAGGGATTCACAGCCCGCACCAGAACGGAAGAACGCGGGGGCCTGGATGAGCTATCCAGACCCCCGCGTCACTTTTTTACCGGCCGCGGAGCCCTTCAGAGGGTCCTGCCGGAGCGGCCGTCTTCGTGCGTCAGGCGGGCACGCTCGCGGCACCCGGGGGCAGGAAGAGCCCACCCGCGGCCGATTGGGCGATACCGCTGCGGTCCAGCAGTGGCGTCAGGCCGCCGTTCCAGAACTGGAACCCGGCGCCGGTGATCATGGCCAGATCGATGTCCATCGGGGCCTGCGCCACGCCCTCGTCGAGCATGATCCGAGCCTCCTGCGCCAGCCCAGCCAGCACCCTCTCGCGCACCTGCTCGGCGGTGAGCACCTCACTGGCCTCGCCCTCGGCGTAGATGGCGGCGACCTCGGGGTCGATGACCTGGTTGCCCTCGACCTGGGTGTAGTAGGAGGCCTTCTTGGACTCCACCACCTTGCGCAGCTTCTCCGAGACGTAGAAACGCTCCGGGAACGCCTTGGCCAGCGTCTCGTTGTTGTGCAACGCGATCGCGGGACCGACCAGGCCCATGAGCTCGAACGGAGCCATCGGGGAGATGCCGGCGAAACCGGCGTCGGCAACCTCGATGGGCGTGCCGGCATCAACGATGCGCGCCATGTCGCTCATGAACCGGCCCAGGAGACGGTTGACGATGAAGGAGGGTGAATCCTTCACCAGAACCGTCGTCTTCTTCAGCTTCCGCCCGGTGGCGAAGGCTGTAGCCAGGGTGGCGTCGTCGGTCTGTTCGCCCTTGATGATCTCCAGCAGCGGCATGACGGCCACTGGGTTGAAGAAGTGGAACCCCACGACACGTTCGGGGTTCTTCAGCTCTGAAGCCATCTCGGTGATCGACAGCGATGAGGTGTTGGTCGCCAGGATGCACTCCGGGGAGACAACCGCTTCCACCTCGGCGAAGACCGTCTTCTTGACGCTCATCTCCTCGAAGACCGCCTCGATGACGAACTCGGCGTCGGCCATGCCGTCCTTGCTCGTCGAGCCGGAGATGAGGCCCTTGTACCGGTTGGCCTTGTCGGGGTTCAGCCGACCCTTGGCCGCCAGTTTGTCGATCTCGGCGTGCACGTAGGCCACGCCCTTGTCGACGCGGCCCTGGTCGAGGTCGGTCATCAGGACGGGGCATTCCAGGCGTCGGATGAACAGCAGCGCCAACTGGCTGGCCATCAGACCTGCTCCGACGACGCCGACCTTGGTGATCTTGCGGGCCAACGAGCGGTCCGGAGCTCCGGCGGGACGCTTCGCCCGACGCTGCACCAGGTCGAAGGAGTACAGCCCGGCGCGCAGCTCGTCGCCCATGAGCAGGTCACCGAGGGCTTCGTTCTCGGCCTCGAAACCCTCTTCCATCGTGGTCGTGCGCGCGGCCGAGAGCAGATCAAGGGCGCGGTAGGGCGAAGGCGAATACCCACCGGTGCGGGCATCGGCGAGCTTGCGGCCGGCGGCGATAGCGGCCTCCCATTTCGCTTCGTCGCGGTCGACCTCGGGGCGCTGCACCCGTTCGCCGGCCACGACGCGCGCGGCCCAGCGCAACGACTGGGTGAGGAAATCCGCAGCGTCGAACACCTGGTCAAAGAGGCCGAGCTGGGCAGCCTTGACACCGGGCAGCATCCGGTTCTGGCTGAGGGGGTTCTCCACGACCAGGGTGATGGCCTTTTCGATGCCGATCAAGTTCGGCACCAACCAGCAGCCGCCCCAGCCGGGCACGAGGCCGAGGAAGACCTCGGGCAGTGCGATGGCGGGTACATCGGAAGAGACGGTGCGGTAGGCGCAGTTCAGTGCGATCTCGACACCGCCGCCCATCGCTGCTCCGTTGACGAACGCGAAACTGGGTACGCCGAGGTTGCCGAACTTGGCGAAGACATCATGGCCCAGCGAGGCGATCGCCCTGGCCTGCTCGCGCCGGGTCACCTTGGTGACGCCGGTGAGGTCGGCGCCGACGGCGAAGATGTAAGGCTTGCCGGTGACACCGACCGCGACGATCTCACCGGCGGCAGCCCGCTGGGTGAGGTCGTCGAGGACTTCGCCCAGGCCGGTGAGGGTCGCTGGGCCCAGCGTGTTGGGCTTGGTGTGGTCGTGGCCGTTGTCCAGGGTGATCAGGGCCATGGTGCCCGCCTCACCCGGCAGTTCGACGTCGCGGACGAGGGCCTTGGTGACGACCTCATCGGGGAAGAGAGACTGGAAGTCGACGCTCATTCCTCAGGCCTCCTTCGTGGTAGCAGCGCCGGGACCCGGCACGTAGTCGGGGTGGTGCGGGTTCTCCCAGATCACTGCTGCACCCATGCCGATGCCGATGCACATCGCGGCCATGCCGTAGCGCACGTCCGGATTCTGCTCGAACTGGCGCGCCAGGTTGTTGAACAGGCGCACACCGGAGGAGGCCAGCGGGTGTCCGACGGCGATAGCTCCGCCGTAGGGGTTGACATTGGGGGAGTCGTCGGGGATGCCGAAGTGGTCCAAGAAGGCGAGCACCTGGACGGCGAACGCTTCGTTGAGCTCGAACAAGCCGATGTCCTCGATGGACAGCCCGCTCAGTCGCAGCGCCTTCTCTGCCGCCGGGACCGGTCCGTAACCCATGACCTCGGGTTCGCACCCGATGAAGGCGTAACCGACCAGGCGCATCTTGGTCTGCAGCCCCAGATCCGCGGCCGCCTGCTCGGAGGCCAGGATGCACGCGGTGGCGCCGTCGTTGAGTCCGGCGCTGTTACCGGCGGTCACCCGCCCGTGCGGACGGAACGGCGTCTTCAGGGCGGCCAAAGCCTCCATCGTCACGCCCGGGCGGGGCGGCTCGTCCTTGGTAGCCAAGCCCCAACCCAGTTCGGCGGTGCGAATGGCGACCGGAACGAGGTCGGGCTGGATGTCGCCACGCTCGTAAGCGGCGAACGTCTTCTCCTGCGATGCCTTGGCGAAGG
Protein-coding regions in this window:
- a CDS encoding phosphoenolpyruvate carboxylase, which codes for MSQPGETSPSTTLHSDLDLLAQLHAQVLSESGHDAGEQLDALVEACRREDESAVQAIVDELDAEAAATLTRAVTVHLHLANLADERSRARALRRGEDDDIESGGVAPALQELIDSNRLQGLRIHPVLTAHPTEARRRAVTAALSRIAQQLDRFDDPQNGAPEHAVARRRMLEDIDILQRTSTLRRTQPEPRDEVKTVLTVFDQTLFRAVPRLYRRVEAALPGADPGRTGPQVPAFVRFGTWVGGDRDGNPFVTSTVTRATMATQAEQALRQLHEHVDRVARTLTMDTVTTPPSPELMQALAVDAVAYPEQFAEIMKNSPGEPHRQKLLVVGARVEATRREHAGFAYAGPEEMLAELRLVQDSLVAAGDARSARGELQHLIWMVETFGFHLAELEVRQHSAVHEGVLTELIGMLPDVADPGAAAQDPAFLDELATKGWPIAVLPQSERATEALDTIRVLSWLQQRWGVGCCGRYIVSFTRNEADLLAVRALARLAVGDRPLRLDVVPLFETGADLQNAPSILRAWAQRASTQSQWAQSGRAVEVMVGYSDSAKDVGPASATLTLDHAERELVAWAEQAEVELTLFHGRGGSLGRGGGPLHRAIMAQPSGSVDGRFKVTEQGEVIFARYGDAAIAQRHLERLTSAVLLADEPKRSKARDDAAARYADLARIVDQQSRGCYRALVEQPGFADLIALVSPLDEIGDLRLGSRPSRRAGVETGRSLDDLRAIPWVFSWAQTRVNLPGWYGLGSGLAAVGDIELLRRAYREWPLFASLIDVAEMSLAKSDRRLAERFLELGGRPDLSVQILTEYDLSLAHVLDVLGQQELLERKPHLSQAIGLRRPYIDALSHLQLKALRVLRLPADPLRNGPVDREAWRRTLLLTVNGAAAGLQNTG
- the dxs gene encoding 1-deoxy-D-xylulose-5-phosphate synthase — protein: MSLLATIHQPSDLRGLTAEELEELAGEIREFLVEKVSRTGGHLGPNLGVVELTIALHRVFDSPKDAIVFDTGHIAYVHKLLTGRQDFEGLRSRGGLSGYPSRAESEHDVVENSHASTSLSWAEGIARGRRLRGETDRHTVAVIGDGALGGGMAWESLNDIASDKDLPLVIIVNDNERSYAPTTGGLAEHLALLRTTRQYEEMLSWGRKAITRAPVVGRPVFETLHGVKKGIKDIVAPQVMFEDLGLKYVGPVDGHDFVSLHTALRRAHDFGGPVIVHVLTEKGHGYSHAVNHVDDAFHAVGIINPETGLPLEIAGRSWTENFSEALVDLGAEREDIVALTAAMLIPVGLRDFATKYPERVFDVGIAEQHAVTMAAGLSFAGLHPVVALYSTFLNRAFDQMLMDCALHKAGVTFVLDRAGATGSDGASHNGMWDFALAAIVPGLYAAAPRDGSQVERALWEAVDIDDAPSLIRFPKGTEPPVIEALAAFESLEVIAQYPDQGEIGLDDELDVLIVSVGAMAPTAMAAAAIVADQGHHVRVVDPRWVLPVSGEVVQAARNARVVAVIEDHVAENGIGSAVAAELAANQVFAPVLRFGLPKRFLEHASRSQVLADAGLTPEPVAAKLLAVLPQN
- a CDS encoding helix-turn-helix domain-containing protein, which translates into the protein MSEDYLARIGTLIREARRHQGMTQNELADLLNTSQSAVARIEQGKQNLSLEMLSRIGENLDSQFVSVGSSGPQHLRIVGGTKLSGSIDVKTSKNAAVALLCASLLNKGRTTLRNMARIEEVNRILEVLSSIGVRTRWLPQSNDLEITPPQRLDLDSMDEEAARRTRTIIMFLGPLLHEFTTFELPYAGGCDLGLRTIEPHMSALRHFGLNVEATNGFYLANVSADSVSERAIVLTERGDTVTENALMAAARHEGVSLIRNASPNYMVQDLCFYLQKLGVQIEGIGTTTLKVTGRAHIDVDVEYCPSEDPIEAMSLLAAAVVTESEITIRRVPIEFMEIELALLADMGMKYELTPEYPSNNGYTRLVDLTTTPGPLKPAVDKIHPMPFPGLNIDNLPFFALIAACADGRTMIHDWVYENRAIYLTELTKLGAKVQLLDPHRVLIDGPTRWRAAEAICPPALRPGVVMLIAMLAAPGTSVLRNVYVINRGYEDLARRLNALGATVETFRDI
- a CDS encoding 3-hydroxyacyl-CoA dehydrogenase NAD-binding domain-containing protein, giving the protein MSVDFQSLFPDEVVTKALVRDVELPGEAGTMALITLDNGHDHTKPNTLGPATLTGLGEVLDDLTQRAAAGEIVAVGVTGKPYIFAVGADLTGVTKVTRREQARAIASLGHDVFAKFGNLGVPSFAFVNGAAMGGGVEIALNCAYRTVSSDVPAIALPEVFLGLVPGWGGCWLVPNLIGIEKAITLVVENPLSQNRMLPGVKAAQLGLFDQVFDAADFLTQSLRWAARVVAGERVQRPEVDRDEAKWEAAIAAGRKLADARTGGYSPSPYRALDLLSAARTTTMEEGFEAENEALGDLLMGDELRAGLYSFDLVQRRAKRPAGAPDRSLARKITKVGVVGAGLMASQLALLFIRRLECPVLMTDLDQGRVDKGVAYVHAEIDKLAAKGRLNPDKANRYKGLISGSTSKDGMADAEFVIEAVFEEMSVKKTVFAEVEAVVSPECILATNTSSLSITEMASELKNPERVVGFHFFNPVAVMPLLEIIKGEQTDDATLATAFATGRKLKKTTVLVKDSPSFIVNRLLGRFMSDMARIVDAGTPIEVADAGFAGISPMAPFELMGLVGPAIALHNNETLAKAFPERFYVSEKLRKVVESKKASYYTQVEGNQVIDPEVAAIYAEGEASEVLTAEQVRERVLAGLAQEARIMLDEGVAQAPMDIDLAMITGAGFQFWNGGLTPLLDRSGIAQSAAGGLFLPPGAASVPA
- a CDS encoding HIT family protein — its product is MPTIFSRIINREIPGRFVWEDELCVAFLTAGPLTDGHTLVVPREEIDQWLDADEATLAHLTRVAQAIGLAQRQEWDSARTGLLVQGFEVAHLHLHVWPVNSPADFDLRNVQSEPDQARMDQSAQRLRDRLRANGHADAVPADPQS
- a CDS encoding thiolase family protein gives rise to the protein MSPARQEVVFVDGVRTPFGKASDKGLYAQTRADDLVVACIRELLRRNPDLPPERIEEVAIAATTQIGDQGLTLGRLAALLAGLPQTTPGYSVDRMCAGALTATTTAAGSIAFGAIDVAIAGGVEHMGRHPMGEGIDPNPRIISEKIVDPEALSMGNTAENLHDRFPQLTKERCDAFAKASQEKTFAAYERGDIQPDLVPVAIRTAELGWGLATKDEPPRPGVTMEALAALKTPFRPHGRVTAGNSAGLNDGATACILASEQAAADLGLQTKMRLVGYAFIGCEPEVMGYGPVPAAEKALRLSGLSIEDIGLFELNEAFAVQVLAFLDHFGIPDDSPNVNPYGGAIAVGHPLASSGVRLFNNLARQFEQNPDVRYGMAAMCIGIGMGAAVIWENPHHPDYVPGPGAATTKEA